The segment CTTATTTTCATCCTTCGCCGGAATTATAACCAGGACTTCCTCGATGCCGACAGGATTCACAAAGGGGGCAACATTAATCCTTTGAAATAGATCAGCCTCTTTTTTACTCACCGACCTGACAACCCCCAATGGCAATCCTTTCGGGAAAACACCGTCCAGCCCTGATGAAATGACAACCTCACCTACCTTTACATCCGTGGCTTTGGAAACATATTTCAAATTACACCCTGAAGAAGATGCACCCTGTAGTACACCCTGCGCCCTTGATTCCTGTAGCAGGGCAGAGATATTGCTGTTTTCATCAATGATCAATAGCACCCTGGATACATGCCACGAGGTTTCCAGTATCCTGCCCACCAAGCCCGACACAGCCATTACGGGTAATCCGGCGCGTAAACCATCACTTCCACCACGGTTAATGAGGATCATCTTAAAGATCGAAGAGGGATTTCTCCCCACGACTCTGGCCGCCAGGATGGGGAATGGCAAACTATCGCGCAGTTTCAATATCTTCTGCAGCCTTATGCCCTCCTGGTAACCCTC is part of the Deltaproteobacteria bacterium genome and harbors:
- the mreC gene encoding rod shape-determining protein MreC, with translation MLLPKKYRLGISISLIFITALFILLFNLYHPSPGFLRKMALEMVSPMETAINLPLQGLADVWNRYIFLVGREESNKRLREQNSQLVEELIKYREGYQEGIRLQKILKLRDSLPFPILAARVVGRNPSSIFKMILINRGGSDGLRAGLPVMAVSGLVGRILETSWHVSRVLLIIDENSNISALLQESRAQGVLQGASSSGCNLKYVSKATDVKVGEVVISSGLDGVFPKGLPLGVVRSVSKKEADLFQRINVAPFVNPVGIEEVLVIIPAKDENK